One Glycine max cultivar Williams 82 chromosome 3, Glycine_max_v4.0, whole genome shotgun sequence DNA window includes the following coding sequences:
- the LOC100803799 gene encoding ruBisCO-associated protein produces the protein MAETCDSNNKVIREYHSDDSFMSRCDIFTDVTEYQLCLASARESGQGKFEPKWDTKIVTPHLIEQFKLNCAASNLPVKVFVSIGGKDPFKVVAGGADDWVLNATTTLHHMINEYHIDGIDVKYARILCNKDMFVNCIKDLIRGLREALCTTGFVASLAPNAATNEAFYLPLYRSIDNSWIGTVVFQCFVDFEPKDPNRSVEILVRQVEKIVEEYDYYDSKILLGYSAIKEDWNKVSPPLFFLALNRLVHSWPRVKGASVKVISDNIAFIPPTWIPKLLSLAVSDVGKYP, from the coding sequence atggcCGAAACCTGCGACTCCAACAATAAAGTGATCCGTGAATACCATAGTGATGACTCCTTTATGTCAAGGTGTGACATCTTTACTGATGTTACCGAGTACCAACTGTGTCTGGCATCTGCCAGAGAATCTGGTCAAGGAAAGTTCGAACCTAAGTGGGACACAAAGATAGTCACTCCCCACCTTATCGAGCAGTTCAAGCTAAATTGTGCTGCCTCGAATCTGCCAGTCAAAGTGTTTGTCAGCATTGGAGGAAAAGACCCCTTCAAAGTGGTTGCTGGTGGTGCCGATGATTGGGTTCTCAATGCCACAACCACACTCCACCACATGATCAACGAGTACCACATCGATGGAATCGATGTTAAGTACGCCAGAATCCTGTGCAACAAAGATATGTTTGTTAACTGCATTAAGGATCTCATAAGGGGCCTAAGGGAAGCTCTATGCACCACTGGGTTTGTGGCTTCCTTAGCTCCAAATGCTGCCACCAATGAGGCTTTCTACTTGCCCTTGTACCGATCTATTGATAATTCTTGGATTGGAACTGTTGTGTTTCAGTGCTTCGTTGATTTCGAACCTAAAGATCCTAACAGATCAGTTGAAATCTTGGTGCGCCAGGTTGAGAAGATAGTGGAAGAGTATGATTATTATGACTCTAAGATCTTGCTTGGCTACAGCGCCATTAAGGAGGATTGGAATAAAGTTTCACCACCCCTCTTCTTTCTTGCTCTCAATCGCCTAGTGCATTCTTGGCCTAGGGTTAAGGGCGCATCTGTCAAGGTTATTAGTGACAACATTGCCTTCATTCCCCCAACGTGGATCCCTAAACTCCTGTCTTTGGCCGTCTCCGATGTTGGAAAATATCCTTAA